A region from the Nonlabens sp. YIK11 genome encodes:
- the rpmB gene encoding 50S ribosomal protein L28 has translation MSRVCELTGKKAMSGNNVSHAMNKTKRKFNVNLFKKRFYLPTEDKWITLRVSAKAIKNINKKGITAMVKEARANGILSK, from the coding sequence ATGTCACGAGTTTGTGAACTTACTGGTAAGAAAGCGATGTCTGGAAACAATGTTTCCCACGCTATGAATAAGACAAAACGTAAATTTAACGTGAACTTGTTCAAAAAGCGCTTCTACCTTCCAACTGAAGATAAGTGGATCACGTTACGTGTATCTGCTAAGGCAATAAAGAACATCAACAAAAAAGGAATTACCGCAATGGTAAAAGAAGCTCGTGCTAACGGGATTCTTTCCAAGTAA
- a CDS encoding outer membrane beta-barrel protein, which yields MKSSVLVGSLFLLTGIISKAQEINFSLGTQFHFSTFDIEGALSDTDIEPGAGLELVIQLKLSEHWSLNPGVGYAFHQARNSSSRLKGSQTTVDSEGEDFTFNYQISGYSETQKFNNVSIPLNVQYEGSGVTRLYVKAGASYNLLSNARQESRASSLTTSGYFPRFNGTLTAPAFAGFGTYNDIQFSEQDFELSNSVNATFEIGVKQLLADNSAMYFGAFLDYGLNDVVDSPVIDGTLSFNPTSPTDFVSNGSFNASNGNSRQVEEAKLIFGGIKIRYQFGTKAPSAKQ from the coding sequence ATGAAAAGTTCAGTACTTGTAGGTTCACTTTTCTTATTGACCGGAATCATCAGCAAGGCTCAAGAAATCAATTTTTCTTTAGGAACGCAGTTTCATTTCTCCACCTTTGATATAGAAGGTGCGTTGAGTGATACAGATATAGAACCTGGAGCAGGTCTTGAGTTGGTAATTCAATTGAAATTATCTGAACACTGGAGTTTAAACCCTGGTGTAGGATATGCGTTTCATCAAGCCCGCAATTCCAGCAGCCGACTGAAAGGTTCACAAACCACTGTCGATTCTGAAGGTGAAGACTTCACGTTTAATTACCAGATTAGCGGTTATTCAGAGACTCAAAAATTCAATAATGTCTCCATACCGTTGAACGTACAATATGAAGGTTCTGGAGTTACTAGATTATACGTTAAAGCCGGAGCATCCTACAACCTTTTGAGTAATGCCAGACAGGAGTCTAGAGCTTCCAGCCTAACTACCAGCGGCTATTTCCCTAGATTCAATGGTACGTTGACAGCACCAGCTTTTGCTGGTTTTGGAACCTATAACGATATTCAATTTTCAGAACAGGATTTTGAACTGAGTAATAGCGTTAACGCGACTTTTGAAATAGGTGTTAAACAACTTCTGGCCGATAATTCTGCGATGTACTTTGGTGCGTTTCTGGATTACGGTCTCAATGATGTTGTAGATTCACCAGTGATAGATGGGACATTGAGTTTTAATCCAACGAGCCCAACTGATTTTGTATCCAATGGCAGCTTTAATGCCAGTAATGGTAACTCAAGACAGGTTGAGGAAGCTAAACTTATTTTTGGCGGCATCAAGATCAGGTATCAGTTTGGTACAAAAGCGCCGAGCGCTAAGCAATAG
- a CDS encoding competence/damage-inducible protein A, with protein sequence MKATIITIGDEILIGQIVDSNSAWMGKELNKIGVSVYEIISIGDDRDHILSAFAKAEQQSDIVLVTGGLGPTKDDITKSTICEYFDDELVLNENVLTHIREMFAKYVKDAIVPANELQAMVPSKAKILNNAYGTAPGMWLERNNTVFVSMPGVPFEMKSLMSNEVLPLLRKTEGLPFIYHRTILTAGQGESTIATRIEKWEDELPSTIKLAYLPSLGSVRLRLSSTGMDRDLVTSAVDQRILSLYEIIEDIIIGESNDESMAQQVSALLKNAGLTLAVAESCTGGQIAQQLTENAGASQFFMGASVTYATRSKIDLLDVDPSIIEEHSVVSEQVAMAMARGARAKFHSDIAVSTTGNAGPSKGDSDADVGTVYIGIATSSECFAVRFNMGNHRERVIQKTVNKSFELLQKEILKIQAN encoded by the coding sequence ATGAAAGCAACCATAATCACTATAGGCGATGAGATTCTCATAGGCCAGATTGTGGATTCCAATTCCGCATGGATGGGTAAGGAGCTCAATAAGATTGGGGTTTCGGTGTATGAGATTATTTCTATTGGTGACGATAGGGATCATATTTTGTCCGCTTTCGCGAAAGCGGAACAGCAATCAGACATCGTGCTAGTTACCGGCGGTTTGGGACCTACCAAGGACGACATTACAAAGTCCACCATCTGTGAATATTTTGACGATGAATTGGTGCTGAACGAAAACGTTTTGACGCACATACGCGAGATGTTTGCCAAATACGTAAAAGATGCCATCGTGCCCGCTAATGAGTTACAGGCGATGGTGCCATCCAAAGCCAAGATTCTTAACAATGCCTACGGCACAGCTCCTGGAATGTGGCTAGAGCGCAACAATACTGTTTTTGTATCTATGCCTGGCGTACCTTTTGAAATGAAATCATTGATGAGTAATGAGGTGTTGCCCTTATTGCGAAAAACAGAAGGTTTGCCTTTTATATACCATCGTACCATTTTGACGGCTGGTCAAGGCGAGAGCACAATTGCCACTCGCATTGAAAAATGGGAAGATGAACTACCGTCAACTATAAAACTGGCGTATTTACCTAGTTTGGGATCGGTAAGATTGCGTTTGTCCAGTACGGGCATGGATCGAGATCTAGTGACCAGTGCCGTTGACCAGCGTATTTTGTCTCTGTACGAAATCATTGAGGACATTATTATAGGTGAGAGCAATGATGAGTCTATGGCTCAACAAGTTTCTGCCCTGCTCAAAAATGCTGGGTTGACGCTCGCTGTGGCAGAAAGCTGTACCGGTGGACAAATCGCACAACAACTAACGGAAAATGCCGGTGCCTCACAATTTTTCATGGGAGCATCAGTCACTTATGCCACCAGGTCAAAAATTGATTTGCTGGATGTAGATCCATCCATCATTGAGGAGCATAGTGTGGTGAGCGAGCAAGTAGCCATGGCAATGGCAAGAGGAGCGAGAGCAAAATTTCATTCCGACATTGCAGTGTCAACAACGGGTAATGCTGGGCCTAGCAAAGGTGACAGCGACGCAGATGTGGGAACTGTATATATAGGTATAGCTACAAGTAGTGAGTGTTTTGCCGTTCGTTTTAATATGGGAAATCATAGAGAAAGAGTCATCCAGAAGACCGTCAACAAGTCATTTGAATTATTGCAAAAAGAAATATTGAAAATACAGGCAAATTAG
- a CDS encoding DUF4295 domain-containing protein has product MAKKSVATLQTGSKRLTKAIKMVKSPKTGAYTFVSAIMAPELVNDFLDKK; this is encoded by the coding sequence ATGGCAAAGAAATCAGTAGCAACCCTACAAACTGGGTCAAAGAGATTAACAAAAGCCATTAAGATGGTTAAGTCACCTAAAACAGGTGCCTACACATTTGTGAGTGCTATCATGGCACCAGAATTAGTAAACGATTTCTTGGATAAGAAATAA
- a CDS encoding Hpt domain-containing protein: MSKLYDLSKIKELSENDPDFIKAMVDTFIEEIPEDLEQLAIGVVEDDRAAVHEYAHKMKPTVDMFGLSCLYDVLVLEAWGKSEDQMDINEHFMRVQEELQKTVTQLREDF; this comes from the coding sequence ATGAGCAAGTTGTACGATTTAAGTAAGATAAAGGAGTTGTCAGAGAATGACCCTGATTTTATCAAGGCCATGGTAGATACTTTTATAGAAGAGATTCCAGAAGATCTAGAGCAGCTCGCCATAGGCGTGGTCGAGGATGATCGCGCTGCTGTACATGAGTACGCGCACAAAATGAAACCTACGGTAGACATGTTTGGGCTTTCCTGCCTTTATGATGTGTTGGTGCTCGAGGCTTGGGGAAAGTCAGAAGACCAGATGGACATCAATGAGCATTTTATGCGCGTTCAAGAAGAACTGCAGAAAACCGTGACCCAATTAAGGGAAGATTTCTAG
- the ftsY gene encoding signal recognition particle-docking protein FtsY, with amino-acid sequence MSFFKNIFNKEKKETLDKGLEKTKTNFLDKLGKAVAGKSKVDDDLLDDLEDVLVSSDIGVATTIKIIDRIEERVARDKYLGTEELNKIMREEIAGLMSEVNSGNATEFTVPKQDTPYVVMIVGVNGVGKTTTIGKLAYQFKKAGKKVVLGAGDTFRAAAVDQLQIWADRVGVDIVKQKMGSDPASVAYDTLQSAVANKADVVLLDTAGRLHNKVNLMNELTKIKRVMDKVIPDAPHDVMLVLDGSTGQNAFEQAKQFTAATEVTSLAITKLDGTAKGGVVIGISDQFQIPVRYIGVGEGMEDLQVFNKVEFVDSFFN; translated from the coding sequence ATGAGTTTTTTCAAGAATATATTCAATAAGGAGAAAAAGGAAACCCTTGATAAAGGGCTGGAAAAGACTAAAACCAATTTTCTCGATAAGCTAGGTAAGGCCGTTGCTGGTAAATCAAAGGTCGATGACGATCTGTTGGATGATTTGGAAGACGTTTTGGTTTCCAGTGACATAGGAGTGGCAACCACTATAAAAATCATTGACAGAATTGAAGAGCGCGTAGCTAGAGATAAGTATTTAGGTACAGAAGAGCTTAATAAGATCATGCGGGAAGAAATCGCAGGATTGATGAGCGAGGTCAATAGTGGTAATGCTACAGAATTTACCGTTCCTAAACAAGATACACCCTATGTGGTCATGATTGTAGGTGTCAATGGAGTAGGTAAAACGACAACCATTGGTAAGTTGGCGTATCAGTTCAAAAAGGCAGGTAAAAAAGTAGTGTTAGGTGCTGGAGATACTTTTAGAGCTGCAGCGGTGGATCAGTTACAAATCTGGGCAGATCGAGTAGGTGTGGATATTGTAAAGCAAAAGATGGGAAGTGATCCTGCAAGTGTAGCCTATGATACTTTGCAAAGTGCAGTAGCTAACAAGGCAGATGTGGTGCTGCTGGACACTGCTGGACGTTTGCACAACAAAGTGAATTTGATGAACGAGCTGACCAAAATCAAACGCGTTATGGATAAGGTAATTCCAGACGCTCCACATGACGTCATGTTGGTACTTGATGGTTCCACAGGTCAAAATGCATTTGAGCAGGCAAAACAATTCACGGCTGCGACTGAGGTTACTTCGCTAGCCATTACAAAATTGGACGGTACGGCAAAAGGCGGTGTGGTCATAGGAATCTCAGATCAATTTCAAATCCCAGTTCGATACATAGGAGTTGGTGAAGGTATGGAAGACCTTCAAGTGTTTAATAAAGTCGAATTTGTAGATAGTTTCTTCAATTAA
- a CDS encoding amidase family protein: MKKLLLLLALMATMLSCKTSDTKPSSREKAIEKALEKAQANGTDTLSPLKLKVLDSKYITKDDVFAGLEDEVLQFSFNSPNGTRKAELLNVLVQEKSIPQIQQAIYDGKFTYKDLTLYFLNRIYNYDRNNELSLNSVISLNPNAIEQARQADATLATMKEYGETLDTYVITGMPILLKDNINTSEVPTTAGAAVLIDNQTADARLVQNLKDAGAIILGKTNLSEWAYFFCGDCPSGYSAVGGQTLNPYKRTYFDTGGSSSGSGVAVAANFAVAAVGSETSGSILSPSSQNSIVGLKPTVGTISGEGVVPISSYLDTAGPMAKNVVDAAILINAMRGDEADVIESNLIPKLKDYSLEGKRFGIFKRFLENPLYADAIATIKNQRATIIELEDRDLELNGFLKLLNADMKQDLPTYFQTAGNAKYKDWDVARVMQENLKDSINAMPYGQRLFQGILDEPEMTDDEFANFKEKMTVSAQEYLNYYYSRYGLDGILSINNYTAGVAAVGFFPAMTVPMGYDKDGKPFGLTFIAPSGKDRELFGWAAAYERVSKKRQMPTDYSK; the protein is encoded by the coding sequence ATGAAAAAGTTACTTCTGCTACTGGCTTTGATGGCCACGATGTTGTCCTGTAAAACGTCAGATACAAAGCCTTCCTCAAGAGAAAAAGCCATAGAAAAGGCGCTGGAAAAAGCACAAGCAAATGGAACAGACACGCTTAGTCCTTTAAAACTAAAAGTGTTGGATTCTAAATACATCACTAAAGACGATGTGTTTGCAGGTCTTGAAGATGAAGTATTGCAGTTCAGTTTCAATTCACCTAACGGGACTCGCAAGGCCGAGCTGTTGAATGTGTTGGTTCAAGAAAAGAGCATTCCGCAAATACAGCAGGCGATTTATGATGGTAAGTTCACTTATAAGGACTTAACCTTATACTTCCTCAACAGAATTTACAACTATGACCGTAATAATGAATTGTCTTTAAACTCGGTCATATCGCTTAATCCTAATGCGATAGAGCAAGCCCGACAAGCCGATGCCACTCTTGCCACCATGAAGGAATATGGTGAGACGCTAGATACTTATGTCATCACTGGGATGCCTATTTTACTTAAAGACAATATCAATACCAGCGAGGTGCCAACAACAGCTGGAGCTGCAGTATTGATAGACAATCAAACCGCAGATGCACGATTGGTTCAAAATCTGAAGGATGCCGGTGCAATTATTCTGGGTAAAACCAATTTAAGTGAATGGGCTTACTTTTTCTGTGGAGATTGCCCTAGCGGATATAGTGCCGTAGGTGGACAAACACTTAATCCATACAAAAGAACGTATTTTGACACCGGTGGTTCCAGTAGTGGTAGCGGAGTAGCAGTAGCAGCAAATTTTGCTGTGGCAGCGGTTGGGTCAGAAACCAGTGGATCTATTCTATCACCATCATCCCAAAACTCCATCGTAGGCTTAAAACCTACGGTAGGAACAATTTCTGGCGAAGGAGTGGTACCCATCTCCAGCTATCTGGATACGGCTGGCCCAATGGCTAAAAACGTCGTCGATGCCGCGATCCTGATCAACGCAATGCGCGGTGATGAAGCTGACGTTATTGAAAGTAATCTGATCCCTAAATTGAAGGACTATTCTCTAGAAGGAAAGCGATTTGGGATTTTCAAGAGATTTTTAGAGAATCCATTATATGCAGATGCCATCGCAACCATCAAAAACCAAAGAGCTACCATCATCGAATTGGAAGATCGCGATCTAGAACTCAACGGCTTTCTAAAACTGCTTAATGCAGATATGAAACAAGACTTGCCTACGTATTTTCAAACTGCAGGAAACGCAAAGTATAAGGATTGGGATGTGGCTCGAGTAATGCAGGAAAACCTTAAAGATTCTATTAACGCTATGCCATATGGCCAGCGATTGTTTCAGGGAATCCTTGATGAGCCTGAAATGACTGATGATGAGTTTGCTAATTTTAAGGAGAAAATGACAGTTTCTGCTCAAGAATATCTCAACTACTATTATTCTAGATATGGGCTGGACGGCATCCTTTCTATAAACAACTACACGGCTGGTGTTGCTGCGGTTGGTTTCTTTCCTGCGATGACCGTTCCCATGGGCTATGACAAGGATGGCAAGCCATTTGGCCTGACTTTTATTGCGCCTTCTGGAAAGGACCGTGAATTATTTGGTTGGGCTGCGGCCTATGAACGCGTAAGTAAGAAGCGTCAAATGCCGACTGACTACTCAAAGTAA
- a CDS encoding fumarylacetoacetate hydrolase family protein: protein MKIICIGRNYVEHIKELDSERPDEPIVFLKPDTSILLDKNPFFIPDFSNDVHHEVEVIVKINRLGKHIDKKFAHKYYDEIGLGIDFTARDLQNELKSKGLPWEKCKAFDGATVVSRNFIDKAELGDLNQLDFQLYKNDVLQQDGNTSLMLWKIDELIEHISKFFTLKIGDLIFTGTPAGVSRVQENDALRGVLAGKELFSIRVK, encoded by the coding sequence ATGAAAATCATTTGTATAGGCCGCAATTATGTCGAGCACATCAAGGAGCTGGACAGCGAGAGGCCCGATGAGCCTATTGTGTTCTTAAAACCTGATACATCTATTTTGCTGGATAAGAATCCGTTTTTTATCCCAGATTTTTCCAACGATGTGCATCACGAGGTTGAGGTAATCGTCAAGATCAATAGATTGGGAAAGCACATTGATAAAAAATTTGCGCACAAATACTATGACGAGATAGGATTGGGCATTGATTTTACGGCACGAGACCTTCAAAATGAATTAAAGTCTAAAGGCTTGCCTTGGGAAAAATGTAAAGCCTTTGATGGTGCTACGGTGGTTTCTAGAAACTTTATTGATAAAGCAGAATTGGGAGATTTGAATCAGTTGGATTTTCAGCTTTATAAGAATGATGTCCTGCAGCAAGATGGCAATACCAGCCTCATGTTATGGAAGATTGATGAACTCATAGAGCACATCAGTAAATTTTTTACCCTTAAGATAGGAGATCTTATATTTACCGGCACTCCAGCAGGTGTTTCCAGAGTTCAAGAAAATGACGCCCTTAGAGGTGTTCTTGCTGGAAAGGAACTATTTTCAATACGCGTCAAATGA
- the rpmG gene encoding 50S ribosomal protein L33: MAKKGNRIQVILECTEHKATGEPGTSRYITTKNKKNTPDRLEIKKFNPILKKMTVHKEIK, from the coding sequence ATGGCAAAGAAAGGCAATAGAATACAGGTAATCCTTGAATGTACCGAGCATAAAGCAACTGGCGAACCAGGAACTTCTCGTTACATCACTACCAAGAATAAGAAGAATACTCCAGATCGTCTTGAAATTAAGAAATTCAACCCGATCTTGAAGAAGATGACTGTTCATAAAGAAATTAAATAA
- the rimO gene encoding 30S ribosomal protein S12 methylthiotransferase RimO gives MRTKSRKKNRINVITLGCSKNVYDSEVLMGQLKASGKDVVHEEEGNIVVINTCGFIDNAKEESVNTILDFVDRKSRGEVDQVFVSGCLSERYKPDLQKEIPDVDQYFGTTELPSLLKALGADYKHELIGERVTTTPKNYAYFKIAEGCDRPCSFCAIPLMRGGHKSTPIENLVIEAEKLAAKGVKELILIAQDLTYYGLDLYKKRRLADLLKELAKVDGIEWIRMHYAFPTGFPVDVLGVMNEEPKVCNYLDIPLQHISTPVLKSMRRGTTFEKTNALLDRFRESVPQMAIRTTLIVGYPGETEEDFEILKQWVKDQRFERMGCFTYSHEENTHAYNLEDDVPAEVKQERANEIMEIQSQISWELNQEKIGKQYRVMIDRKRGNHFVGRTEFDSPDVDNEVLIDASEHYCSVGEFVMVEIADAEDFDLYAVPVA, from the coding sequence ATGAGAACAAAATCAAGAAAGAAGAATCGTATTAATGTGATCACACTGGGATGTTCCAAGAACGTCTATGACAGTGAAGTGCTTATGGGCCAGCTTAAGGCCAGTGGCAAGGATGTGGTGCACGAGGAAGAAGGTAACATTGTCGTGATCAATACCTGCGGTTTTATCGATAATGCTAAGGAAGAAAGCGTTAACACCATTCTTGATTTTGTGGATCGCAAGAGCCGTGGTGAGGTAGATCAGGTGTTTGTTTCAGGTTGTTTGTCAGAGCGTTACAAGCCAGATCTTCAAAAGGAAATCCCAGATGTAGATCAGTATTTTGGTACGACGGAATTGCCATCACTGCTCAAAGCTCTAGGCGCAGATTACAAGCACGAACTCATAGGAGAGCGTGTTACGACTACACCTAAAAACTACGCATATTTCAAAATTGCCGAAGGTTGCGACCGTCCATGCTCCTTTTGTGCCATTCCATTGATGCGTGGTGGACACAAAAGCACGCCTATTGAAAACCTGGTCATTGAAGCAGAAAAACTGGCCGCAAAAGGTGTCAAGGAACTCATACTTATCGCCCAGGATTTGACCTATTACGGTCTCGATCTCTATAAAAAACGCCGTCTCGCCGATTTATTGAAAGAGCTCGCCAAAGTCGATGGTATTGAGTGGATACGCATGCATTATGCATTTCCAACAGGTTTCCCGGTAGATGTTTTGGGCGTGATGAATGAGGAGCCTAAGGTGTGTAATTACTTGGACATACCATTGCAGCACATTTCCACGCCTGTACTCAAGTCCATGCGTCGCGGTACTACGTTTGAAAAAACGAATGCATTGTTGGATCGCTTTCGCGAAAGCGTGCCACAAATGGCCATTAGAACCACATTAATTGTTGGGTATCCTGGCGAGACTGAAGAAGATTTTGAAATCTTGAAACAATGGGTAAAAGACCAGCGCTTTGAGCGTATGGGCTGTTTTACCTATTCACATGAGGAAAATACGCATGCCTATAATCTGGAAGACGATGTGCCAGCCGAGGTGAAGCAGGAACGTGCCAATGAAATTATGGAGATTCAATCCCAGATCTCTTGGGAACTGAATCAAGAAAAGATCGGGAAACAGTACCGTGTCATGATCGACCGTAAACGTGGGAATCACTTTGTGGGTCGCACAGAATTTGACAGTCCAGATGTGGATAATGAGGTGCTCATTGATGCGAGCGAGCACTACTGTAGTGTTGGCGAGTTTGTAATGGTAGAAATCGCAGATGCTGAGGATTTTGATTTGTATGCCGTGCCAGTAGCCTAG